TCACTCTTTTTTGGGTGTttgtctttttgtgttttttgtggTTTTGGTTGTTCTGATTGATGTGCGTGTGGTGTTTGAGTAGGTTGTGGAGTGTGTAGTGTTTCTGTTAGTGGTGATTGAGGTTGTGTAggttgtgtgtgttgtgtgggGTGTGTAGTGTCTTTAGGTGTCGGTTGTTTTGGTGATTGCGGTTGTGCGGTTTGTGTAGTGTTtgatgtgtctgtgtgtgtttgTTGCTGTGTAGGTTGTGTGGGGTGTGTTGTGACTTTGGGTGTTTGTTGTTTTGATGGTTGCGGTTGTTCAGTTTGTGCAGTGCTTGGTGTGTCTGCGTGTGTTTGTtgttgtgtgggttgtggtCCTTCGATGTGAGTTTGTTGTGATTGTGTTGATGTCTCATCTGGCAACTCCATTCCCGGCTCCTTCTTGGCTGGTGATGATGCGCCGTTAGGGGGAGAGTTTGGCGTTGCCGACATGGTTAATTTAATTGGGTTAGTATTTTAattctaagtacttatttctatGCTtatactaacttaactaacGAGCAAGTTTACTGAGTGGTTGTGCAGCTGGTGTTGTTGCTGCCCTGGGTGTGTTTATGCCCGGATGAATAGATTTCGGAGATTAAATAGGCGGAAATCCCGGAATCCCTTGAGGCCAATCGACAGTGATCTTGATGCCGATTCAGATGAGCCCAAGCACGGGTCTCTAGGGCCAGAATTGGCGAAATTGGGTTCCGGGGGGGTGAGTGGGGGGGtgagtgggggggggggggggtgaggtgtGGAACTCTAGAATCCCGAAGGGCCAATTGGCAGAGATTTTAATGCCGATTCCGGAGAGCCCAAGTTTGGGTCTCTAGGCCCAAAAATGGCGAAGTTAGAGTCCGGGGGGGAGGTGAAGTAGTGAGGGGGGGGTGAAGGGAGTTCCCGGGAGGGTTCCACTGGTGTTGGAGGTGTAAGAAAGGTGTTCCCTTAAAGTAAGGGGGTGGGGGTGGGGGTGCAAGGGCGGGGGGGGGGTCCTGGTCTACCCTGTTAAAGGGTCCTGGAACCTGGAGTGGGCCTTGACCGGCTGCTGGATCTTGAGCGCAGCTGCGTAACCTCGTGTGGATCCCGCGCGGGTGGGGGGGGCGACTtgccggggggggggggttggTCTCGAAGGAGAAAGGTCCCGATGTTCCCTGTCCAAGGGTCCTTGAACCAAACTCCTACCCCTTATACTTCCGGAGATCCGTCGATCCTCGATCCTGGAGCTGACGCCGTGTCAGCTGACGGTAGAGGTGTCTCGATGTTGGTCGTCCGGAATCCTCAAGTCCGCTGCGAAGTCGCCAGCGCCGATACTAACTCTCCAATTTTCGGCCGCGTGGAAGCAAGTTGGCAACACGCGGCTTTGGAGGTTATATTTTCACGCACTTTGGGCCCCTATAACTCCCGTTTCCCTGGTCCGAATGAGACGAATCAGGTGTCGTTTGACTCGTCTTTTTGGGGACTCACCGGCAATGATGTGTGGTGTGAAGCAGCGATGGCCGCCGAGGTGATGATGGGCGGCAAAGTTGGTGCTGAATAACTCCGAGATGGGCGGGCGGAAATTGTTGCCCACACGAATCCTGGTGAATCAGGCACTTCACTATCACTATTCACACCCGGTTTGTCGTTTGCGCACGAAatctattttttatgaatttttaacgTGGAGCAATATGTTGTATGTGCGAGTTAAGGCTGGTAGTTTTTCAATTGTAAGGTATTATCTTATATTATCTTTTTGTATCGTGCATCGCACATTACATCTTTTCAAGCTCTTTTTGCCTTTTAATTGCTGAAAACCCCTGAGATTCCCGCACAATTACTTACATTGAAGTCAACTGGTTAATAGGCGCTTCAACCAAATTAGCGCTTCGCCTATCTTGGCTTTAAGCTTAGTGTTGGGTTTGTTCGTCATGTTGATGTTTTTGCCTTGGCTCCGGGTACATCGCGTTTGATCGAGGAGGTTCTCATGCTCGTCAATCAGCCTCATATTATAGTCAATCTGTTTGTTCGTCTATCGCGCTGCATCATTTAAAGTTGCACAGGAACCTTGTCCGTCATGCCGGTAGTCGCCTTTTTATTTGCGGGTCTCGTAATTGGTACGTCGACTTGTGACTCTCTCTCTAGTTGTAATCCACTGCTGGCATTGGCATTATAGTAGTTTGCCTTCACGCCAGCGGATTCGGCACATCtgctataatatttaaaaacagagtaaataaatattctttattaaaacagGTAGCGCAATCAATTTTGTGCGAGTATTTAATTGAATAGAAATTAACATTACCTATTTACAGACGTTTTGTAGTACTTAGACGGCGACGAGTTGAGCGACAAGTTGGGCGACGGCTATTGTctgagtgacggggtaggcgacAGGGCCAGCCATGGCGACCGGTTAGGTGCCGGCACGGGACACCGGATCTGTGCCAGGGTCAGCGACGAGTTGGCCGACGGGGCGGGCGACGGCTTGGGCGAATggacgggagacggggccggccattctccgagtgacggggtaggcgacagggccggccataGCGACCGGTCGGTTGTCGACAGGGCCAGCCATGGCGACCGGTTTGATGCCGGCACGGGACACCGGATCGGTGGCAGGGTCAGCGACGAGTTGGCCGACGGGGCGGGCGACGGCTTGGGCGAATGGACGGGAGacagggccggccattctccgagtgacggggtaggcgacagggccggccatggcgaccggtcGGTTGCCGACAGGGCCAGCCATGGCGACCGGttgggtgccggcacgggacaCCGGATCAGTGGCAGGGTCAGCGACGAGTTGGCTGACGGGGCGGGCGACGgtgaaacaaaagattttagGCTACCTATAGGAAAGGTAGGTGAAATGGAAAggtgttataaaataataataaaaataaaaattctttattccaGACAGTGTCCATATCAATTACAATAACaatcaattaaattataatgaattaaattaaatatagtcatacaattaatacaattaatttttaatttaatttaatacattgatcacatacacacaaacacagttACACACGCACCACATACACACGCTATCACCGGCCCCCTACACAATGCAAGCGCCGCCACTCGGCGTGGATGGGGCTCGCGAGCCATCGGCGCGCGGCGCACACGACGGTGTTGGTGGACGCGAAGACCCTTGCCTCGGCGCCGGCGGCCGTCCGCCGCAGCAACGCCGCCCAGGCCGGCACCCTCCCGGCGGCGAACATCTCGGAGGCGCTGCACCAGCGCGATAGGCGGTGCAGCGCGCGCCACGCGATACTGAACGCGGATTTTGTGATACGCTCGCTTGGTATAATTGTACCATAGCTCCGCGGTATATAGGTTGGTGCAGTAGGCGGCAAAGAGCACCCGTTTGACAGGTTTATACATCGCTGGAAGCGGCGACCGAGCATGTTCCCCTTCACACTAAGCGCCCTCCGCTGTCTTTCCATGTCTTTCACGTCGCATAGATCGGATATTATTATGTGTCCCAGGTATTTGACTTCTTCGACTCTCTGTAGTGTCTGGCCATTCAGGTACAGTGGAGGCATACAGGACGGCGTattttttgatttgaataaCATACAAACCGATTTCTCAGTATTGTAATGCATATTGTGCGTGGCAGCATACATCACACATATATGTAGCAGGCGACGCATTGCCTCAATGGACGGTGCCGTCCAGGACCATGTCGTCGGCGTAGCTAATGTGATTCAGACATTTACCATTCATGTGGCAGCCAACCCCTGACTGTTCCAGTAGTTCACTTAATTTATCCATGTACAGGTTGAAGTACTGCGGCGAGCTggattgtaacgaagcatttcggaccaacgagccttgtagcgacatcttgtggtttctgacgatataacgttgtttttatattttacccgcaggaaatcacagatggcgctgcagggttatcgatgggcccgaatatttttaattattttattttcttcaaaatttggtatattaaaattatctgcaacatttatttttgatatatgtCAACATTATGGGGCCCGCAAATAGCCTGTTTGCATTTAATGCATCGGTGTTTTGTCATTCTTCGGGCTTTGGAAGGACATAGGTAGCAGATTTTACGCACATTAGACACAGAAGGAACAGGGGCTTCTAGATCAGAAGACTCCCCTAAGATATCTTGTATCATGACCTTGATATCACGTCTCAAAGTCACCGTCTGCAACCGCTGCCGCAGCCAGGGCTCCATAAGTTGGTCTCCTAGTTTTATAACGAAGTCACGCCGAGACataggttttttattatttctaacaTTATTATAAACGTATACAACGTACGCATTGATAATCGATAGATTCAACATGTTATAAAACACGCACAAAGGCCATCTTTGGGTTTTTCTGTTGGTGGAAATGCTGGAGCACATTTGGTCCACGGTATCTACTGCACCCTTTGTACTGTTGTAGAAATGAATCATTTCTGGTTTTCCTGTTTCTTGATTGATGTCAGGTTGATCATGAATTGTAGACAAGATGAAAACAACTTTATTAGATTTGGCTTTGTATGAAACTAATGTCTTATCACCATCGTAACAAAACATCGAAGTACCAATTGCGCGTGACTTAGAATTTTTGAGTTTTTCAGGAATTTCTCGTTTATTACTTCTTAGAGTTCCCACTAATGTCAAATTATAAGGTGCCATCAACAGCTCGTTAGCTAAGGGAACAGACGTGAACCAGTTGTCCATGGTTATGTTTCGATTCGTGCCATGTAATGTAGAcgttatttcttttataaaaaacgtAGCCAACGGTTGTTTTTGAGGATCAGTTCCTTTTCCCAAGTACGGAATGGCATTcactatactgggtgttagtgacatcgtaacgaatactgagagggatgattcagaccatgattctgagttaatatctagtggaattttccgtcgcaaaattcatgaaattttgagttttgtttttaattattttcaattccatattatgcttttagctgcatagaacccaaatttcaataaaaaaaacaataatgacaaattatcgaaaattttcgatgtaatggagacaacagctgctcgaacgggtcaacggccacacgcaccgcgccgcgcgccccgctccgcacgcaccgcgccgcgcgccccgctccgcacgccccgctccgcgcgccccgctccgcgcgccccgcgccgcacgccggcggcgcggcggcggcgcggcctacaaagtaggcactacgaaccgatcctatttctttctctgtctatcgtaaattataaatttattttattcttattcttaaatggacggataatcaacaggcataaaatttatggaatacacgtcaattttaagcagaaatctaaaacaaccgacagaattaagttaccagcgagatacctttttgattcgaccgggttattcattcatttactcataggaatcagggccattatctacctaaaacagttgaaacagtaaataattgtattctttgttgtcattagaataactaacaaccaactaacacaaccaccacagattaggtaattagttacctactatgtcaaccatccaccaacttagtatgtaagtacctacgcaaaacctcgctacacaaaaatcgagcgagatcgcgtctagaattgggcggacactccgccagagtgttgcctatcgatattctatcgatacctagttaaaaaaaaaacaatagtaggtacctatcgatagatcttttagatcaatacccattattgttacaaagcaagacctatcggtactatcgctagtatcgatctaaatgtactatcactactttcgatagtttagacaattttcaagttcaacaattgataatctacctatcgatagttcggcaactccgccgcgtaagcaatgtcggcatgttcaaagaaaaaaattgtccgagaggagtgatcttatttttcttgttacatgttggtaccgtaccgaggtactaagtactaagttattcgtggttttaaatctcattgttaaatcatcagtaaagaactaattaaacctatcctgttctgtgtacaatattcatgtaacggctacgtgcttacataagtacctagtagacgggagcaacgacttaacgtaccttccgaagcacggatcattttactttcggacaatcaggtgatcagcctgtaacgtcccaaccaaaggccttataaacagatttttgtgatatgtccccaccggaatacgaacccggaccctccgcatcccatcgctcaaccactggaccacataggccaagaaggttctaagacataattaaaggatcctgggacgcaagacctctgagttagggcttgtttgatctgtcttgatggatactcggacgtgaatagcctcacggatcaagggcaacgcgcgccaataaagtaggcattacgaacagatactaggtatttctttgagttgataggtatcaagtgaagtttcctgtcgccaaattcataaaaaaaatagatttttttcagtcccatattgtgttttaagctgcatagaacgcacatttaaaataaacaaataaaattactaattattaaattttatcaatgtcatcaataataataataacgtatctacaacttcagctatgcgcaggtgaatagccggcgcacgggtcaagggcaacgctcgccaataaagtaggcatacgaacagatactatttctttctctgtcacttgcaccataaacatacttctctctctctgtctagtcgtcggctcgactcggccgcggccggtgcgtcgtcggcgcccttagtcggcgctttgatgctttgcgctaacgccgccgccgcgcgcttccgctcagtcgaatactaagcttgacccgaatcgcgtgatgtttttcgaggatatttttttcgtgtttgtgagtgtttgtttcattctgtaaatgagtagtgtcgactatgatgatagatcatagaccatttactgcgcaaaagtatggaagattgttgatgtttattaaagagcaaggtgttgtgtttgtgagtgcgtgtgatacctacctaccgcggaggaaacgcgatgttgcatacctacgtgacgtgacatgttctagggtacctacctaggtactttatccgaaggaataacaattaaggtaaggcaagagtagggtttttattgttaataagttaggaacgttttaataactggtaggtaggtaccgtgcgtgaaaaatcgtggcagtaggtgttctacttcaacaaacaacatttttaaacgttgaaccactactaagcatctaaatacaagagaatgaaaactcctacctagatatcaacatcgtatctcgcacgcgtaacgtagccgcgcgtaagtttagcgtctgtgtggcgcgttgttcgacttacattgcggcacagtaaaaattgaaaatcttaattaaatatttgcgacaagaaaaacgcccaccatcgtttttagtacaataaaataggcgttccatttttttttttcgttacgatgtcactaacaccctgtatatttgctGTTTACATCTGCAGCCATAACAAGTTTTATTCCGTATTTATTAGGCTTGTTTGGAATATACATCCTAAATGAACATCTTCCTCGAAATCCGACCAGCTGTTCGTCTACGGTAATATAGGACCCTGGAGTGTACCATTTCTGAAAGTTAGATATCAATGCTTGCCACAAGTCACGTATAGGTGCAAACCTATCATCTCGCTGTCTTACATTTCTTGTAAGCTTGTCATCAAATCGGAGGCATTTGATAAGAAAATTTAATCGTTCTGCGCTCATACAAGCTTTGAAAATCGTTCCTGATCGATGAGTATTGAAAAGCATGCCAGTTGGTAAATGATTACTTTTCATAGCTGCTGCATTGAACAATAAACCAAGCAAAGCTCTTATTTCTTCCAAATTGGTAGGAGATACAGTAAACGTCTcggttttatacttattttttctaATAAGCATCTCTGCATTAGTAAATGTCACGACTTGTTGCAACATATCTTCGCTTATAAACAGGGAAAATATATCAATTGGTTCAGAAACTTCCCTTGCTCTTTCTTTTAGTCctggtataaaatgtatgatgTTTCTTCTAGAAGTTCGCACAGAAGATGGTTTGGCTGCTGACGaccatttgtgtttatttttaccaTAAAGGAATCTGGAACTTGGCTGAATAACATTCGGATTACGAGGGATATTCTGAGGAGTGGAGCTCATTACATCCTCATCAGTTTCGTCCGAATCAATAACCCGACTTGTCTGTCTTCTGCTTGGGCGAATACTTTCGGAGTTATCAGATTCCTCTGATTCAATAATTTGCGTTCTCTGTCTCttaggctacgttcacacggaGTCATTTTTCACGTATATCGTATACGAGATTTTATCGAATATCGTAGTGACAGCCAAATTTGTATAGCAATTTTTAAAATCGTTCACACGGCGTCTATACGAGAAAATCGCGTATTcgagacatattttttaccgtatACCGTAGGGTCTTACCACCGGGAATGCGAGATTATCGAAACGATTTTAACGAATGCGATACTCATTGGCGCTTGCGTTTACGTTGAGAAGTTCACACGGACAAACTGGTTTCTCGTACACGAGACGCACGCGGGGGCAGGCAGCCGCCAGTCGTGTTCGGAACGTCGCACAGTGGCCGATTTGTATTATC
The Pectinophora gossypiella unplaced genomic scaffold, ilPecGoss1.1 Pgos_44, whole genome shotgun sequence genome window above contains:
- the LOC126381306 gene encoding uncharacterized protein LOC126381306 → MRRLLHICVMYAATHNMHYNTEKSVCMLFKSKNTPSCMPPLYLNGQTLQRVEEVKYLGHIIISDLCDVKDMERQRRALSVKGNMLGRRFQRCINLSNGCSLPPTAPTYIPRSYGTIIPSERITKSAFSIAWRALHRLSRWCSASEMFAAGRVPAWAALLRRTAAGAEARVFASTNTVVCAARRWLASPIHAEWRRLHCVGGR